Below is a window of Ahaetulla prasina isolate Xishuangbanna chromosome 1, ASM2864084v1, whole genome shotgun sequence DNA.
CTGATCAAATGTGTCATTTTCTTCCTGGCTTTTTCATTCCCTTCCCATCAACTCACCGACGTTTGTAGGGAAGAGATCCTCGTTGTTGATCTGCACTTCAATCCAATCCATGAGAAGGTTCATGTATTTAGGCGCTGAAAGAGCAGTGGGCTTGCGGTATTTCTCATCCTGCCACCGATACTCGTACTTTGGGCCGCCGGACATAACCGGGCAGGATTTTTCTGTGCAATAATCACTGATTGTCCCATAAATGAGATTGATGCGGTTGAAAAAGTCCACCACGTGAACAGCCACCCAATCGTTCAGCTCCTCATCGTGAGGGAGCTGCACAGCCAGCTTTAAATCCAGCCCAGCATTAAGGGATGCCTGGGCCTTTTTATGAAGCTCAAAGCGCTGTGTCCCAGGTTCAAATTTCCGTTTAGGCCGGAAGGTCCGATCCTTGTTAAAAACTTGTTTCAAAGGATTGGCCATCCCCTGTTCCCCGAAGTTCCTTGAAATCTAGAAATCCACCACCACGGGCCTTCCAGGGGTGTGACTGCTACAACCACCTTTAAATCTCCTTTAGAATTCCGCTGGTGAACTTTGTAAACTGcaagacaaaaaatatatatcaaaaggagTTTGAGGGAagtgggaaaggaaagaaatctaAAAAGGATGGTCTCAAAATCAATTCTAAAATTTGGTTCTTCGGGGACTTCTTTAATATTCCGTTCAAACTCCCGTTTAAAAAACCAAGGTAGAATTGGGCAATATTTAGACATTTAGGCCTGGGTCAAAAAACCTTGCCTGGCCTTTGTGGAAATGCAAATTTGAGAAAAAAGACAGTCACATACACAACAGCAATACAGGTAGCTCTCAATTTATGATCCTAATGGAGCCTCTTATGGAGTTGTAACttgtgacagtcataaagtgGGTCAGCCATGTGACGGatccgattttatgaccttttaaaACAAACACTGTGGTCGtaaaagcaaacccattgtttgaTATGGAcgttttttgccaaaaactggttaaagagatagatagatagatagatagatagatagtcacgtgaccatgggatactGCAAATGACCATAAACATGGGTCTGCTGTGTTCCTGACATGCTTGGTCACATGACGGCAGGGGTGTGGCCATCATAACTTTGGAACCGGGtcataagtagctctggggaagtcctatgtaactttgaatggtcactaagtgaccggtcataagtggagAACTAGCCGTACTATTAATGACTTGTGCAAGAAGGAAAGAGTTCTCAGCCTCACATTTAAAGAGAAAAAGTGAGAGGCTTGATTTCTTAGAATCTTCTCTGACTTGGAGAATCCTCATTGCTTTTAAGCGTCACACATTCCTAACACTCTGCACATACCactgaataaaaataatagaagttACTCTGGAGCTTAATAGCTGTGAGGGGAGCCtgactgaggggaaaaaaaagaggggagggtaACAAGAGGAAACCTCCTCTTCCGCTCCCTTCTAAAATCAGCTACTTAATTCCtttaaagcagagacatcaccctgccaacaaaagtgcgtatagtcaaggctatggttttcccagttgcaatgtatggctgtgaaagttggaccacaaggaaggctgagcgccaaagaatcgaggcctttgaactctggtactggagaagactcctgcgagtcccttggactgcaaggcgaacaaacaagtcagtcctagaggaggtcaaccctgactgctttttagaaggccagatcctgaagatgaaactcaaatactttggccacctaatgagaaggatggactcactggagaagagcctaatactgggaaagattgagggcaaaagaagaacgggatgacagagaacgaggtggttggatggagtcactgaagcagtcgacgtgagcttaaatggactcgaggatggtagaggatagggaggcctggaggaatgttgtccatggggttgcgatgggtcggacacgacttcgcaactactgtggtttccccaaaaataagaccctgtcttatatttttctgaaccctgaaataagtgcttggtcttattttcagggatgtcttattattttggggcacgtagaGCAAGACGAGGCTCCCCTtgctatcttacctgatttccagctctgtctccctaaccctaaccagaggaaatggcggggacaggctgagcatgcatttaaatattttcagggggggcttattttcgaggggaaggggcttattttagcacatgcactcaaaagcccgattggtcttattagaagaatagaatagaatagaatagaatagaatagaatagaatagaatagaatagaatagaatagaatagaattctttattggccaagtgtgattggacacgcaaggaatttgtcttggtgcatatgctctcagtgtattatcaggggatgacttattttaggggaaacagggtaacaacaacaaatttcctTTAAGTTTCCTTTAATTGCTTCCCACTCAGTAGCCTTAGAAGAATCTTGCCCTGTCTGATAATtttcctggtgtgtgtgtgtctgcattGAAGATAATCATATCCAAAGTCCTTCTCATCCAGCATCTGATACCCACCAAGGGATACTTGCCAGGACACGTGAGCAAAGCCAAGCCTAAAGTTCATTCCTAGTATGGATAGACCTCCCCTAATCATGGAGTTTCCTTATCTGCTTCTCAGCCCTGGATGTAGACCCAGCCCCAATCAATTCAAATTCCCTTTGGACTGCCTCCGTTGGCTGTTTCTCCTTTCCACAAACAGGTATGCACAGATAAGACACCTCCTAATGTTGGacaaaaagggatgcggtggctcattggctaagatgctgagcttgcggatcgaaaggttggcagttcagcggtttgaatccctagtgctgcgtaacagggtgagctcccgttacttgacccagcttctgccaacctagcagttcaaaagcatgtaaaaaacgcaagtagaaaaaatagggaccacctttggtgggaaggtaacagcattccgtgcacctttggcgttgagtaatgccggccacacgaccacggagacgtcttcggacagccctggctcttcggctttgaaatggagatgagcaccgccccctaaagtcgggaacgactagcacaagggtcagcaaccttaaacattcagagagccatttggacccgtttcccacagaaaagaaaacaccgggagccacaaaactctgactatttcctgagcggtcacaaaactagcatatatagttgaattaaagattctgttttcttctgaaacttttcttttcttggatttatccatggtcggCCTATCGGGGGTcgaaaagcttaataaattgcGTGttggtgggtgtcgcacattggcagttgtgatgcatagTTTGAGCGACAGGGAACCGCAGCAGAGGgacgaaagagccacatgaggctccagaggGTTGCTGACCCttggactagcacatatgtgcgaggggagcctttaccttttaatgttgGACATTTCACTGATCCTGTTTGGGGGGGGTGGGAACCTATTGGCCATAtgaataaaaaaatcaatgaacTCTTCACTCAATCTCCATCCAGAAAGCCACTCTTTGAGAAGACTCCCCTAATTCTCCAAAAGGCCTCTCATCAGAATGCAGTGTGGGAGCAAGTATGGAGAAGGCAGCAGGAGACAGATGCTGTGACTCTCTGATTACTCAGAAACCACTCAGAGCCTCCCCATCACCGCATCCTGTAAGCACCCATTTCAGTTCTGTTAAGAAAGCGGAAATCCAGTGAACGTTTACACCCAACTTGCAAAAAAGGAGAAGAGAGCAAAAGAATTCCTTTCGAAGCCCAAGGCAACAAATTACTAATTTTCCTCTGAAATGAACTTGTTTGCCGCGATTTAGCTCAGTCTTTCCCAAACaagctctctctccctccctccctccagaaaAGCTGATTCCAATCACCATCATCCACAGCCACATCAAAGAGCTTGGCCAGCTGACATTATGGGGATGCTGGAGGAATTGGGGAAGGCAGAGCTGGGCTTAAGCTACCTTACGGGGTTGTGGTAAGAGGAAAAGAAATAGGGAGAGGGGACTGTCATTTTGAGCTGCTGAAGGAAAGGGAGAATATAACTTCAGGAAACAAACAAAACCTGTATTACAGAGATTAAAGAGTCTGGGGTAAGAAAAAACACATCTCAGTTTACAATCTGTCTGGTGCTGGCCTGAGGTTTCCAGGAAATGCATAAGCAAGGCTTAaaagcaatatccttcccctcttGCACGATGTGGTAACTAAGGTAGACTGCCACTGTTCAGGGTAGAGCCATGCCTGTCTGTCCAtcttctatcatccatccacttattatatttttattcctcCTTTATTACTTATAAGAAATtcaaactcaaggcagtgaacatacataatattccttcatcctcctcttttccccccacaacagcaacccagCAAAGTGGGCTGGACAGAGagaaattaataagtggaacgacttgcctgcagaagttgtgaatgctccaacactggaaatttttaagaaaatgttggataaccatctgtctgagatggtgtagggtttcctgcctgggcagggggttggactagaaggcctccaaggtcccctccaactctgttgttattattatataaatgacTGGCcggaagtcacctagctggctggaCAAGAATGCACggtgtctcctgctttctaggccagcatcttagccactattcTAAACTGGCTCTCCATCACACAACACATGCAGGGTCGCACAACACATGAAGTTGTCTTGCTTGTAATTCAGTCCATTCTGAAATCCTCCTATTTTGAGTTTTGAATAACTCGAGGGATTGTGCATAAGGCTACCACcaatttccccacaacagcaaccctgtgaggcagGTTCGCCTGGGACAGATGGAGGGATTGTCTCAGTCATTCAGCTGGTTTTGATACCCAAGGAAGACTAACACTCatgggtcttccagtttctgggccAGCATCTTATGTACTTACATCAGGGATCTGGTCATGGTCCACTGCaattatgctggctgggggaattgtgggagttcaagtccacaaatcttaaagttgccaagttcggagacccctgcactacaccaaactggctctgggtgttgtggtccgccagcagcctgcggagctggcagccgaGCCAGACATGAGGAGGCTGGAGTCAGGGGATGGCCCAGATGAGGGTTCTGTgtcggagacagagatggggcgagggccatctgggagcaatgcgtggcctccggagcctccagaggcggacagcagagaggcagaggaacaggaggagcctgttcctagtgcacacatgcgaagagctgccagaaggcaacagcagctaaagcaaagaggacaactcaggagtaaggccaggagatgattgcccctccccccataaagcttaaaagagcagcagtggggctttgccaagaaaagcctttggcagggtgccaaagaggacaaaggtttgtgataaggccaaggactttttctgaaggatttgttttgaaattaatttggactaagctgggaacgaagtaattctcagctgttctaataaaatatgtttgtgtaggactgattgtgtccggtaataactacttgggcctaggtcacaacactgggTTTGAATAACACCAATGAGAAATGCAGGAAGGAACCGATCCAACTTAAATAGAGACAGCAGGATTTATCTCGAGCTGCTGACAAGGCAACTCATTTGTTTATTGACTGTGTTCCTAAGCAGCCCCACATCTGTGGTTCTCTGGATGCTGCACACAACAATTGAGGTTTATTTTACACAAAGAAAATTGCCACCACCAAAAACATCAGAAacttgggcatgtctagtttcatgaaaagaaggactaggggagacatgatagcagtgttccaatatctcaggggttgccacaaagaagagggagtcaagctattttccaaagcaccagaaggcaggacaagaatggatgaaaactaatcaaggagagaagcaacctagaactaaggagaaatttcctgacagttagaacaattaatcattggaacaactggaccaccatttgtctgaaatagtatagggtttcctgcctaagcaggggggttgactagacaggggtcaccaacctttcagacctcagggaccactaaaatcataattttaaatcccgaggaccactaatatgaattttttaaaaagataaatagtatttagtgcaatataaaaaatacaaataatttttccgcggaccaccaacattttctcgcggaccaccagtggtctacggaccactggttggtgaccaatggattagaagacctccaaagtctcttcccactctcctctcctctcctctcctctcctctcctctcctctcctctcctctcctcttgtattctattctattctattctattctattctattctattctattctattctattcagaaagaAAATACTGACGCAAAAGTAATTGTTGTGAGACACATGCCACTGcaccaataaaatataaaaatataagttCCAGAGATGGATGGTTATGAACACACTGGAGAACAAAAGGGCCACACTTGTAGGGCTTTCAGAGTGCAAATCTGAACTAGTGCagcgtttttcaaccttggcaactttaagatgtgtggacttcaactcccagaatcacccAGGTGGCTGGAGAACgttaggagttgaagtctattgtaaagctgccaaggttgagaaacactggtctagtgattaaaagggctggactagaaatcaggagaccatgagttctaatccagcTGGGAGACTTTAGGCCAGTTTTTCTGGTTCTTGACCCAAGGAAGAAGCCAATGACAAACTATTTCTGGAAAACTTGCTAAGAAAACAGCATTTACGTGTCCAGGTAGCTGCCAGGAGACAAGACCTCAAAAATGCTCCTTTaaaacagagttccccaacctttctcatTTGGCGGCCCAGAGTGGGTgagtggggaggggaaaagaggggatgattttgtgggaggagcaggcacatgtgcatgcatgccttaGTGCCCGCAGCATTTGCAGCAACACTCATGCGATCAATTTACAAAAACACATTCAAAATGCAGATGGACAGCAGAGACAAAAGATTTTTTGAAGTGGCAGAGGAAGAGTACaaagtgtttcccccccccccaccaacccccAAACTTGAAGTTCCTCAATTTGGTTGAACTGATGCAAAACCTCAATGAGTAATGCCGCTGAAGTGCACTGGCGGGGCAGCTGCCCTCCACCAAAAAGCCACTGAAAAggggaataaaaaattaaaaacctagtAATCTTATTTATATAGTAGGGCCACTTCCTCTGCCATTTAAATTTTTTGGAAGAGGCTGTGTTGGCCTTTGGCAGCAGGACCCCAAAACAGCAGCAAAgttgaaggaggaagggaagactcGCAAAAAAGAGCCGGTTTaaaaggggagaaagaagagatcaGCATTCTCGCCTTATTTTGTAAGTtaatttcccaccaaagtgacagAGTGGAAGGGAGCCTCAAGGTCATCGAGTCTAACCACCGATCAATAGCATAGCTGAGAGATGGCTGCCCCATCTCAGCTTAAACTGAGTTTAGTGCCACTCAAGGCAGTCTGTTCCACTGCCAAACAGCTCTTAATTCAATAGCTACATGATGCATTGTCAGGTCATTGATTGTTGCTTATTCACAcgaataacaataaaaaattacACTGTAATCCATTCTCATGGCTTCTCTGGATGAGTTCCCCTATGAAAAGAGAGGAACATTCTATCATAATTAGCAGTTACTCTTTCTgtcttactacaggtagtcctcaatttacaaaattcatttactgaccattcaaagttgcaacggcgctgaaaaaagtgacttatgaccatttttcatacttatgacatttgcagcttccccacagtcatgtgatttacatgcaGATGCTTGACAGCCAGTTTATATTTCTGACGGTTGcattgtcttggggtcatgtgatcaccttttgtgaccttctgatgagcaaagtcaatggggaaaccagattcacttaacaactgtgtcactgatttaacaactgcagtgattcacttaacaaatgtggcaagaacagtcataaaatggagcaaagctcccttaacaaatTTCCCACTTACCAAcatgggctcggttgtggttgtaagtcaaggactacctgtactagattGACTCACTCCATCTGGGGTTGGGAGGAAGATTTGAAAACTTCCAGCATGTGTACAATCATTTAGGCACCATTACATGTGAATTACGTGCAGATCAAGATCCTTGGACCTGGATTCTTCGACTgcatgaaccgccctgagtccttcgggagatagggcggtatataaatttgaataataaataaataataaaataaataaatgcattcacATGACCTATAGTGTTATCCAACCACTACAGGTAAttatcaacttataaccattcatttaatgaccagagTTATGATAGCGTTGGAAAAGTggtttatgaccagtccttgcacttatgaacaTCACAGACCCCATGGTCAGGTgagcaaaatttggacacttgacaaCCGCCTTGTATTTCTGATGTTTACTGCATTCCAGGGTAACATGATCACTACCTGTGACTTTATTATGGGGCTTCCAACAAGCCAAATTAATGGGACCATGTGATTTGGGGTTTATGGATTTTCCCTTTATCCCTAGTAAATGatgctagaaaaaaaaaagccgggAAACTATTTTAATAGCTGAGTTTTTAAACAATGTGAAGTAGATACTGGTAATCAGAAAAGTAGAAAATTTTTGGGCTCTACCCTCCCAGCATACCCAAATCACATCTTGTTATTTAAAAGACGAAACTAAGACTTTGTATAATCAGACTTCTGTCTTCTTAATAGTTCTTTGAAATGATCACATTTTCAAGATGAGTTCCAGCTACAGGAAATtctttgtgtatttctaagtggaacTCAGCCAGGCTTTTCAGAGAAAATCTTATTCCCTCCATCATGTTAGAAATGACACTCCAACAGGATGTTGGTTTGGACAGATTCTAATCTGCTTTTCCAGAATACAGAGAATTTAGCCTGCAATCTTAGATAACCAAAACTTCTGTGGTGAAAAATAGGGTTACTAGTGAGTACTTAGAGGGCACAGCGGTATAAGGTAATATGAAAGGCTAGGATAGATAATAAGTCACTTTGTAGCAACAAACATT
It encodes the following:
- the MOB3A gene encoding MOB kinase activator 3A; translation: MANPLKQVFNKDRTFRPKRKFEPGTQRFELHKKAQASLNAGLDLKLAVQLPHDEELNDWVAVHVVDFFNRINLIYGTISDYCTEKSCPVMSGGPKYEYRWQDEKYRKPTALSAPKYMNLLMDWIEVQINNEDLFPTNVGTPFPKNFLQVVKKILSRLFRVFVHVYIHHFDRIAQMGSEAHVNTCYKHFYYFVKEFNLIDNKELEPLKDMTSRMCH